Sequence from the Pirellulales bacterium genome:
GGGCGGAGCAGTCGTTTGCCTTGATACAGGATCTTTCAACGTTTCGCCCATCAACATTACACAAGCCGTCACCATCGATTGTCATGACCGACTTGTAGCCGCCATACCGTCAACAGAGCCTTGTGCAGAGGACGGCATCGTCATAAACGCTCCGGGCGGCGTCGTTACGCTTCGCGACATCAACATCTCTGGCTCACCCACCAGCCTGTCGGACCAGCCGATTTGCGGCCAAAACGGCATTCACATTGAAGCGGCCGCGGTTGTGAACCTCGAAGATTGCGTGACCGAGAATTGGTCGCAAAGTGGCATCAGCGTAACGACCTCGGCCAATATGGTTCTCAACGTCAGAAACACCACCATCAGAAACGTCGCCAACGGCATCAGCTTTGCACCAACCGGGGCGCCGTGAACGGATCGATCGATCGGACCATGATCGCAAAAATGTCAGGGGATGGCATCACGACCAATGGCGGCTCCGTCTTTTTCACGGTGACCGGTTCTGTGATCGCCAACGCGGCCGGCGTCGGTGTCAATTCGGGCGGCGCCGGTACCGTGCTGGACATCGACTCATCCTCCGTCTCAAACAACCATACGGCCTTCGCGACGGCGGGGGGCGTCATCCGCATTTCCCGCAACGTGATC
This genomic interval carries:
- a CDS encoding right-handed parallel beta-helix repeat-containing protein, coding for MVAQTTKIQTFVSSSGNDANTSSGCQMGAPCQTIDRALSVTVAGGAVVCLDTGSFNVSPINITQAVTIDCHDRLVAAIPSTEPCAEDGIVINAPGGVVTLRDINISGSPTSLSDQPICGQNGIHIEAAAVVNLEDCVTENWSQSGISVTTSANMVLNVRNTTIRNVANGISFAPTGAP